A single region of the Montipora capricornis isolate CH-2021 chromosome 13, ASM3666992v2, whole genome shotgun sequence genome encodes:
- the LOC138029459 gene encoding uncharacterized protein produces the protein MEMDKFIQIGEKFGLEGEKLLEFVEKQQKLEQERRKEEEEKRREQEEKEEKRRQLEQERRREEEEKEEKRRQFEEERRREQEEREEKKRQLQEEREERRRMLEEDKRKEEEEKEERRRREDEERETRRQERELRKLEMEAELLKQKEAIEAAKREHELEIARLAVESADGRPEVREDRAKAPKLPSFVDGKDDLDAYLQRFERFAETAQWKKDGWASKLSALLSGRALEVYSRLSEDAAKDYDRVKIALMKRYDLTEDGYRRKFRASKPEVDESPEQFIVRLDRYLLRWLELSDTARTFDDAVWYDQLRSDLKESHEEAVVWTGKR, from the coding sequence atggaaatggacaAGTTTATACAGATTGGAGAAAAGTTCGGATTGGAgggagaaaagctgctcgagtttgtagagaagcaacaaaagttagaacaagaaagaagaaaggaagaggaagaaaaaagaagggaacaggaagaaaaagaagaaaaacgcagacaactAGAACAGGAAAGAAGAAGGGAAGAggaggaaaaagaagagaaacgcagacaatttgaagaagaacgaagaagggaacaggaagaaagagaagaaaaaaagaggcaattacaagaagaaagagaagagagacgtcgaatgcttgaggaggataaaagaaaggaagaggaagaaaaagaggaaaggcgcagaagagaagatgaagaaagagaaactaggcgacaagaacgcgaactaagaaaattggagatggaagccgagctgttgaaacaaaaagaggctattgaagcggcaaaaagagaacatgaactggagattgcacgtttggctgtggagagtgctgacggacgtcctgaagtgagagaggatcgggctaaggcacctaaactcccctcgtttgttgatggtaaagacgatttggacgcttatttgcagaggttcgagagatttgccgagacagctcagtggaaaaaagatggatgggcatcgaagctcagtgctctgttgtctggacgggcactagaagtgtattcacgtctatcggaggacgcagctaaggattatgacagggtaaagattgcgttaatgaagagatatgaccttaccgaagacggctatcgtcgaaaatttagagcatccaaaccggaagttgacgaaagtccggagcagtttattgtgcgactggacagatacctgttacgttggctagagctttcggatactgcgcgaacctttgatg